Genomic window (Anaerobacillus sp. CMMVII):
GGTATTCAAATCGATTATTGTGGTGATTTTAAAAAGTCAAGAGAACATAATGTTTTATTTTTAATCCCTTACATTTTTTGTAAAGTTAAGTTAATGACATTGGGGTCAGACCCCCTTAAGAGTTCTTAATCCCATCCAAGTATTCCACGACCTTTTGCTGGAGCTCGGCGACTGATTTACCGGTAATGTTTTTTCCGTTTATAAGTGCAAATGGGTGTACTAAGCATTGACCACAATAGTTTAGACACAGATCATCTG
Coding sequences:
- a CDS encoding YuzB family protein — protein: MMTVKIKFCPHNFKGELNDLINYLKQLENVIVADDLCLNYCGQCLVHPFALINGKNITGKSVAELQQKVVEYLDGIKNS